Proteins found in one Fibrobacter sp. UWT2 genomic segment:
- a CDS encoding glycosyltransferase family 32 protein, translating to MIPKKLHYCWFSGEPFPESIQRCIESWHKFLPDFEWVKWDAEKALSTNLLWVKEALAEKRWAFAADAVRLYALYTEGGIYLDTDVEVLKPFDELLQGTYFFGYENGSQRIEAATMGCEAGFAPLQALLDYYKEQNFSYDEDEVDQMVLPNILQEAFKKFDLTIMGEDVFSPKSFTDGMIRTTDATYSIHHFSSAWRPESVRKGIARRQALFAKYPRPIAKALSVPLALWTNLQTLGFAGCVNKIIRKFTA from the coding sequence ATGATTCCTAAAAAACTTCACTACTGTTGGTTTTCTGGCGAGCCCTTCCCCGAAAGCATCCAGCGCTGCATTGAAAGTTGGCATAAGTTCTTGCCCGACTTTGAATGGGTCAAGTGGGACGCCGAAAAAGCCCTCTCTACAAACCTACTCTGGGTCAAAGAAGCACTTGCAGAAAAACGTTGGGCTTTTGCAGCCGATGCCGTAAGGCTTTACGCACTGTACACGGAAGGCGGCATTTATCTCGACACCGATGTGGAAGTTTTGAAGCCCTTCGACGAACTTCTCCAAGGGACATACTTTTTCGGCTACGAAAACGGTTCCCAGCGAATTGAAGCGGCAACGATGGGATGCGAAGCTGGCTTTGCCCCCTTGCAAGCGCTTCTTGATTATTACAAGGAACAGAATTTCAGCTACGACGAAGATGAAGTAGACCAGATGGTGCTTCCGAACATTCTTCAAGAAGCATTCAAGAAGTTCGACCTGACCATCATGGGCGAAGATGTTTTTTCGCCAAAGAGCTTTACCGACGGAATGATCCGCACCACCGATGCCACCTACAGCATTCATCATTTCAGTAGCGCCTGGCGACCGGAATCTGTCCGCAAGGGAATCGCCCGCAGGCAAGCCCTGTTCGCCAAGTACCCCCGCCCCATTGCCAAGGCACTTTCTGTGCCGTTAGCATTATGGACAAA
- a CDS encoding glycosyltransferase translates to MEPNPKRIRRSARQPGSRRRHCANGLGRSRPEFKPVKIVPEVSVIIPVYNMEQFLEDCLNSVLAQTFTDFEIVIVNDGSTDRSAAIVEQIATKDNRFVIFHQENKGLSEARNTGIKAARGNWITFVDSDDMLVPTFLQKLLDAAKQNNASIACSDKRLFWKESDIGNSETSTTKAIALSSEKALERALYQKNGPDYSAWSKLYDSQIWQSRKFTPGIYFEDMDCIPQVLLEAKKIAFVPEPLYLNRRHGTSILATAYNRQKAELLNIAERICTLVKGKDAELQRAAHSNLFSASCSILMRTPDTNEFKDFRERAWKHIKEFRQETLFNANSRTRNKAAALISFGGKALFGLALRRFG, encoded by the coding sequence ATGGAGCCAAATCCTAAAAGAATACGAAGAAGCGCAAGGCAACCTGGTTCGCGCCGGCGCCATTGTGCAAATGGGTTGGGGCGAAGTCGTCCAGAATTTAAACCAGTAAAAATAGTGCCAGAAGTCAGCGTCATCATACCAGTCTACAACATGGAGCAATTCCTTGAGGATTGCTTGAATAGTGTGTTAGCGCAGACTTTTACAGACTTTGAAATCGTTATCGTAAATGATGGTTCCACAGACAGGAGTGCAGCCATCGTTGAACAAATTGCAACCAAAGACAATCGTTTCGTCATTTTCCATCAAGAAAACAAAGGGCTTTCCGAAGCGCGCAACACAGGAATTAAAGCCGCTCGCGGAAATTGGATAACCTTCGTGGACAGCGACGATATGCTGGTCCCCACTTTTCTGCAAAAACTTTTAGACGCGGCAAAACAAAACAACGCAAGCATCGCCTGTAGCGACAAGCGCCTTTTCTGGAAAGAATCCGATATCGGCAACAGCGAAACTTCAACGACGAAGGCTATAGCGCTTTCCTCCGAAAAAGCGTTGGAACGAGCACTCTACCAAAAGAACGGCCCCGATTACTCCGCCTGGAGCAAACTCTACGACTCCCAAATTTGGCAAAGTCGCAAGTTTACGCCGGGAATCTATTTTGAAGACATGGACTGCATCCCGCAAGTGCTCTTGGAGGCAAAAAAAATCGCATTCGTTCCCGAGCCGCTTTACTTGAACCGCCGACACGGCACCAGTATTCTTGCAACTGCATACAACCGACAAAAAGCTGAACTGCTGAACATCGCCGAAAGAATCTGCACACTTGTAAAAGGCAAAGATGCAGAACTCCAGCGGGCCGCCCACAGTAATCTTTTTAGCGCCAGTTGCAGCATTCTAATGCGAACGCCCGACACCAACGAATTCAAGGATTTTAGGGAGCGGGCCTGGAAACATATCAAGGAATTCCGTCAAGAAACGCTTTTCAACGCCAACAGCCGCACTCGCAACAAGGCGGCCGCCCTGATTTCCTTTGGCGGGAAAGCTCTCTTCGGATTAGCACTCCGGAGGTTCGGATGA